Part of the Companilactobacillus zhachilii genome is shown below.
TCATGTGCCTAAGAATAATGAAACAATTAATCTCTTAACAACTAAAGAGATCTCAGAAATGAAAGACGGGGTTGTTTTATTCAATTATTCAAGGATTGGCATTGTCGATAACCAAGCTGTTATTAAGGCCATTCGTAGCCAAAAAATCAGTCATTATTGTACGGACTTTGGCGAACCGATTATTGCAGACCATCCCAATATTACTATTACACCCCATATTGGTGGCTCAACTCTAGAGGCAGAATCAAACGGGGCCATTCAAGGAGCCAATACTGTAATGGATTATTTGGAAAGTGGTGATACAACGAACTGTGTCAATTTGCCAAATATGCAAATACCATTTGAAACGGCTTATCGAGTAACCGTAATTCATCAAAATGTTCCCAATATGGTTGGACAAATCAGTACACAAATTGCGACAAGGGGTATCAATATTGAAACGATGTCTAACGCCGCAAAAGAAAAAATCGCATACACTATTATTGATGTAGACGACTTGCCAGTAGAGAATCAAAGTGCTTTAATAGCAGCGTTAGAAAAGATTAAAGAAGTTTACCGAGTACGTGTCATTAAACATAAGTAAACTTCTTAGAGGTAAAATATTTAACCGTTTTGGTTATAGAATCGAATAAAAAAAGCTAGATATTTTTTCCTGGTAAATCCAGCAAAAACATCTAGCTTTTAATGCGGCACTTATTAAAAAATTTGTGAACGATATAATCCAACAACTTTACCAAGAATTTCGACGTTGTCTAAAATAATTGGATCCATTGTATCGTTTTCTGGTTGTAGGCGGTAATGTCCGTTTTCTTGATAGAATCTCTTACATGTAGCTTCGATATCTTCAGTCATAGCGATAATAATTTCACCGTTATTAGCGAAATTTTGTTCATGAACGATTACGTGGTCGCCATCATAGATTCCCGCGTTGATCATACTTTCTCCATGAATCTCTAGCATGAATAATTCGCCAGAATCACGATTCAAGTCAGGTGGAATAGGGAAGTATCCATCAGGATTTCTTTCGGCTGTAATTGGTTGACCAGCGGCAACGGCACCAAGGATAGGGATTTGCTTTGATTTAATACCAATTGAATTTAAACCAGCACCAGT
Proteins encoded:
- the lexA gene encoding transcriptional repressor LexA, producing MSKAEGSKQSQILQCIYDYLDEHGYPPTVREICEAVDLSSTSTVHGHLSRLEKKGFIQRDPTKPRAIELTGAGLNSIGIKSKQIPILGAVAAGQPITAERNPDGYFPIPPDLNRDSGELFMLEIHGESMINAGIYDGDHVIVHEQNFANNGEIIIAMTEDIEATCKRFYQENGHYRLQPENDTMDPIILDNVEILGKVVGLYRSQIF